Proteins encoded within one genomic window of Paludisphaera rhizosphaerae:
- a CDS encoding class I SAM-dependent methyltransferase: MDQDVVEAAVVRAVHPRDEMFTSPDHYFGVGRSALACIDLALRGAATKPSDVKRILDLPCGHGRVLRYLRAAFPEAEITACDILREGVDFCASTFGAVPVYSEDDPHKIPVDREAFDLIWVGSLFTHLDSGLWIEFLDAFRTFLRPGGVLVFTAAGLAKYRRELAEYKKIGSHARLLAGYQRHGFGFEMYQHLDYEYYGSSVSSPAWVFSQIATVGGLRTVHFAEMAWDSNQDCYAFVRDDSHRAEVAQIAQ; the protein is encoded by the coding sequence GTGGATCAGGACGTCGTTGAAGCCGCGGTGGTTCGAGCGGTTCATCCGAGGGACGAGATGTTCACGAGCCCGGACCACTACTTCGGCGTGGGTCGATCCGCGCTGGCTTGCATCGACCTCGCTCTCCGAGGAGCGGCGACAAAGCCTTCCGACGTAAAGCGAATCCTGGACCTGCCGTGCGGGCATGGCCGAGTCTTGAGATATCTTCGCGCCGCATTCCCCGAGGCGGAAATCACAGCCTGCGACATCCTGCGAGAGGGCGTGGACTTCTGCGCCTCGACGTTCGGCGCAGTGCCTGTCTACTCCGAGGACGACCCGCACAAGATCCCCGTGGATCGCGAGGCCTTCGACCTCATCTGGGTCGGCTCGCTGTTCACCCACCTCGATTCCGGACTCTGGATCGAGTTCCTGGACGCCTTCCGGACGTTCCTCCGGCCCGGCGGGGTGCTCGTTTTCACGGCGGCGGGACTAGCCAAGTATCGCCGAGAACTCGCCGAGTATAAAAAAATCGGAAGCCATGCCAGGCTCCTCGCCGGCTATCAAAGGCATGGTTTTGGATTCGAGATGTATCAACACCTCGACTACGAGTATTACGGCTCATCCGTCTCCAGCCCCGCCTGGGTTTTCTCCCAGATCGCCACGGTGGGAGGGCTGCGGACCGTGCATTTCGCCGAGATGGCCTGGGACAGCAACCAGGACTGCTACGCCTTCGTCCGCGACGATTCACACCGCGCAGAGGTCGCTCAAATCGCTCAGTAA
- a CDS encoding DJ-1/PfpI family protein: MPSFLMIAGDAAEALEVFYPKYRLEEEGWTVHLAAPEKRTIQTVVHDFEPGFDTYTEKRGYRLDADLAIDDVKAEAYDGLILPGGRCPEYLRNIPRVLQIARHFLEVGKPLAAICHAPLILAAAGTLEGRILTCYPQCAPDVRAARGEFVDREVVVDDNLVTARAWNDDAPWMREFVKLVKLRVKGA; this comes from the coding sequence ATGCCCAGTTTTCTGATGATCGCCGGCGACGCCGCCGAGGCCCTTGAGGTCTTCTACCCCAAGTACCGACTTGAGGAAGAAGGCTGGACGGTCCATCTCGCCGCCCCCGAGAAGCGCACGATTCAGACGGTGGTGCACGATTTCGAGCCGGGGTTCGACACGTACACGGAAAAACGAGGCTACCGCCTCGACGCCGATCTCGCGATCGACGACGTCAAGGCGGAAGCCTACGATGGGCTGATCCTCCCCGGCGGGCGGTGTCCGGAGTATCTCCGGAACATCCCCCGGGTGTTGCAGATCGCCCGCCACTTTTTGGAAGTGGGCAAGCCGCTGGCGGCCATCTGCCACGCCCCGTTGATCCTTGCGGCCGCGGGGACGCTGGAAGGCAGGATCCTTACGTGCTATCCCCAATGCGCTCCGGACGTCCGGGCGGCGCGAGGGGAATTCGTCGATCGCGAGGTGGTCGTCGACGACAACCTCGTCACGGCCCGCGCATGGAACGACGATGCGCCCTGGATGCGCGAGTTCGTGAAACTGGTGAAGCTGCGAGTCAAAGGGGCCTGA
- a CDS encoding cellulase family glycosylhydrolase, whose translation MSTRRLSLVLMAMLVSATTRGFEEPSGVPHGFVRVSPRDSRYFETDDGRAFIPIGMNLIYPPYVKGGDAAARLAALDDWLGKLAANGCTFFRVWLSNDFYELETKHAGEYDPEQARRIDAMLALARKHGLKVKMTIEHFRNIDPKSTRQTWAIKTVHHESKGGLATSMADWMSKPEARAQFIKKLEYLSARYRDDPTIFGWELWNEMDAVSGDGDELEWTRAMLPELRRLFPKQLAMQSFGSFDNEGKRPSYRRMIALPGNDVAQVHRYLDLGARMELCHGPVDVLAADAVRELIDAKPGKPVLLAESGAVEPGHSGPFKLYAEDKDGVILHDVLFAPFFAGAAGSGQCWHWDHYVAANNLWRVFKGFAQAVQGLDPPAERFEPMRVEHPSLRVYLLRGTKTSIAWCRDAASDWRAELAQKRPAAELAGLSVDLGPLPRGAKVRTYDPWRDRWAEASATDAGRISLPAFRRSIVVRVETP comes from the coding sequence ATGTCGACGCGAAGGCTCAGCTTGGTGTTGATGGCGATGCTTGTCTCGGCCACGACGCGCGGCTTCGAGGAGCCGAGCGGGGTGCCGCACGGCTTCGTCCGGGTGAGCCCTCGCGACTCGCGCTACTTCGAGACCGACGACGGCCGGGCCTTCATCCCGATCGGGATGAACCTGATCTATCCCCCGTACGTCAAGGGGGGCGACGCCGCAGCGCGGTTGGCTGCTCTCGACGACTGGCTGGGGAAGCTCGCGGCGAACGGCTGCACCTTCTTCCGCGTCTGGCTCTCCAACGACTTCTACGAGCTGGAGACGAAGCACGCCGGCGAGTACGACCCCGAGCAGGCCCGGCGCATCGACGCCATGCTCGCCCTGGCGCGGAAGCACGGGCTGAAGGTCAAGATGACCATCGAGCACTTCCGGAACATCGACCCCAAGAGCACCCGCCAGACCTGGGCCATCAAGACGGTCCATCACGAGTCGAAGGGGGGCCTGGCGACCTCGATGGCCGACTGGATGAGCAAGCCCGAGGCCCGCGCCCAGTTCATCAAGAAGCTCGAATACCTTTCCGCACGGTACCGCGACGATCCCACGATCTTCGGCTGGGAGCTGTGGAACGAGATGGACGCCGTCTCCGGCGACGGCGACGAGCTGGAATGGACCCGGGCGATGCTCCCCGAGCTGCGCAGGCTCTTCCCGAAGCAGCTCGCGATGCAGAGCTTTGGCAGCTTCGACAACGAAGGCAAGCGCCCATCCTACCGTCGGATGATCGCTCTGCCCGGCAACGACGTCGCGCAGGTCCACCGCTATCTCGACCTGGGCGCCAGGATGGAACTCTGCCACGGCCCGGTCGACGTCCTGGCCGCCGACGCGGTTCGCGAACTGATCGACGCGAAGCCCGGCAAGCCGGTGCTCCTGGCCGAAAGCGGCGCGGTCGAGCCCGGTCACAGCGGTCCGTTCAAGCTCTACGCCGAGGACAAGGACGGGGTCATCCTCCACGACGTCCTCTTCGCCCCGTTCTTCGCCGGGGCGGCCGGCTCCGGCCAGTGCTGGCACTGGGACCACTACGTCGCCGCCAACAACCTCTGGCGCGTCTTCAAGGGCTTCGCTCAGGCGGTCCAGGGCCTCGACCCGCCCGCCGAGCGCTTTGAGCCCATGCGAGTCGAACACCCGTCGCTGCGGGTCTATCTCCTCCGAGGGACGAAGACGTCGATCGCCTGGTGTCGCGACGCGGCCTCCGACTGGCGCGCCGAACTCGCCCAGAAGCGCCCCGCTGCCGAGTTGGCGGGCCTCTCCGTCGATCTCGGTCCGCTGCCCCGCGGTGCGAAGGTCCGAACCTACGACCCCTGGCGCGACCGCTGGGCCGAAGCCTCGGCGACCGACGCCGGGCGCATCTCCCTGCCTGCCTTCCGCCGTTCGATCGTCGTGCGGGTCGAGACGCCTTGA
- a CDS encoding DUF2125 domain-containing protein, protein MSTTNDAAERPKKRRRWWLGVVAAVVAVPVLLIAALPWILSSSWARPKLEAAADKVLAPGGVSFDRVGLSWFGPTEIDAPALVDANGHKLVQAPSGTFSWSLWDILFKQPVVATLTLHKGAVEIGRSEAGDVDLVETLKPVLKEKPEHTIQIRIQDATLKFTQQGLADPFYADHADLDINLTRFPEPISWDLKLSRDKIGADTGKMTIAGEIGRDDHGVNLGKDSTLGVTADHWPWRISPTDGELAGLQTSGLFSGAIDLKVVEGALTTSGDLALADFLAAGPKLAGDELRQANVKIGWKAAGKGGEYHLERFALDAPAANLAASGDLPPAADRSAKLEGRIDLTVANQLRRTLHLLDDVTIEKGAVALKAEAVARPAAPGSEAGQRIEVTADLNDLAAKKGERTIAWNDPTTLAVKLDRTPQAIALEQLDLRTPFLTATGKGDLDAGIIVDAAFDLAAARQKAREWVDLGEFEAAGAGTLHARYSRQNGQYQLAADGGIKGLSLAGLPVVETLKRDELKADLAVRGEAQPSGLPRDWQYASLIGRSAEDELKLETSSPPNRLTPSSVDASGRTTVDFNGVKRVVEASGSVVADASAVDASQLRVAASHFVGPGGQFMPEAPYVWRGSARYDLKKDELTLTHRDLTPEEAAKEREPAFSIDKVTAGGLKSQGSTWFHVNLSGDLASIQDVLGGKGPSLAGTLAAEVDGRQNKDDWKLGGTVQAQNVIQVDAPGGKPQEIGTITVDLDSNLAVKTKKLDVGLLAIDTPFGKADGRGSVSLPDDAPVVDMAGTLAPNWERLTQELASRIEPNASIKGRPHAWALAGTLPMGGHAESPSNLKGEIGLQLDEVDVFGMRLEKTLLHVRANEGKLAIDPIDGMLNSGRLQLDPQIAVDDQGKRWLRLGKGSSLTGAVVNDEVSHRVLSFAAPVLDNATRVEGKVSFDLDQAVFSLDGDATKTQVDGDIQFDDVKFMPGPLVDQLIAVFNLERRAMFVLRDPVSIRILGRTIYQEGLILPVGDVAAIGLEGWMDFDKRIDMMATFAAVPPRRNIPVLSTLLANAQIRLPLTGTIDKPKIDGEQIKDRFKNLGEDLLETTLGIGRGIGDIFRRPRPNPAPIPTPLPDPGPRRTTPAPPPPQPGGPADPAVAPAAMDDPDAELLLPGLRVPFSRTPEERQLQKEARQQRREEKKMERRARQGLPPN, encoded by the coding sequence ATGAGTACGACGAATGACGCTGCGGAACGCCCGAAAAAGCGCCGGCGGTGGTGGCTTGGCGTGGTTGCGGCCGTCGTCGCCGTTCCGGTTCTGCTGATCGCGGCGCTGCCGTGGATCCTGAGTTCGTCGTGGGCGAGGCCCAAACTGGAGGCCGCCGCCGATAAGGTTCTCGCGCCGGGGGGCGTGTCGTTCGACCGCGTCGGACTCTCCTGGTTCGGGCCTACCGAGATCGACGCCCCCGCGCTCGTCGACGCCAACGGCCATAAGCTCGTGCAGGCGCCTTCGGGGACGTTCTCCTGGAGCCTTTGGGACATCCTGTTCAAGCAGCCGGTCGTCGCCACGCTGACGCTGCACAAGGGGGCGGTGGAGATCGGTCGCTCCGAGGCCGGAGACGTCGACCTGGTCGAGACCCTCAAGCCGGTCCTCAAGGAGAAGCCCGAGCACACGATCCAGATCCGCATCCAGGACGCGACCCTGAAGTTCACTCAGCAGGGGCTCGCCGACCCGTTCTACGCCGATCACGCCGATCTCGACATCAACCTGACTCGGTTCCCCGAGCCGATCTCCTGGGACCTGAAGCTCAGCCGGGACAAGATCGGCGCCGACACCGGCAAGATGACCATCGCCGGGGAGATCGGACGCGACGATCACGGCGTCAACCTGGGGAAGGATTCCACGCTCGGCGTGACGGCCGACCATTGGCCCTGGCGGATCTCGCCGACGGACGGCGAACTGGCGGGACTGCAAACATCCGGCCTCTTCTCAGGCGCGATCGATCTCAAGGTCGTCGAAGGCGCGCTGACGACCTCGGGCGACCTGGCGCTCGCCGACTTCCTTGCCGCTGGGCCGAAGCTCGCCGGCGATGAGTTGAGACAGGCCAACGTCAAGATCGGCTGGAAGGCCGCGGGGAAGGGGGGGGAATACCACCTGGAGCGGTTCGCCCTGGACGCCCCCGCCGCGAACCTCGCCGCCTCGGGCGATCTCCCGCCGGCCGCCGACCGCTCGGCGAAGCTCGAAGGCCGCATCGACCTGACGGTCGCCAATCAACTTCGCCGCACCCTTCATCTGCTGGACGACGTGACGATCGAGAAGGGAGCCGTCGCGCTCAAGGCTGAGGCGGTCGCGCGTCCGGCCGCTCCGGGCTCCGAGGCCGGACAGCGGATCGAGGTCACCGCCGACCTGAACGACCTCGCCGCGAAGAAGGGGGAGAGGACGATCGCCTGGAACGACCCAACGACGCTGGCCGTCAAGCTCGACCGCACTCCTCAGGCCATCGCGCTGGAACAGCTCGACCTTCGCACGCCGTTCCTCACCGCCACGGGCAAGGGAGATCTGGACGCCGGCATCATCGTCGACGCCGCGTTCGACCTGGCCGCAGCCCGTCAGAAGGCCCGTGAGTGGGTCGACCTGGGCGAGTTCGAGGCCGCCGGCGCCGGGACGCTCCACGCCCGATACTCGCGCCAGAACGGGCAGTACCAACTCGCCGCCGACGGCGGGATCAAGGGGCTCTCGCTCGCCGGGCTCCCCGTCGTGGAGACCCTCAAGCGCGACGAGCTGAAGGCCGATCTGGCCGTTCGCGGCGAGGCCCAGCCGTCCGGCCTCCCGCGCGACTGGCAGTACGCCTCGCTGATCGGCCGCAGCGCTGAGGACGAGCTGAAGCTGGAAACGTCCTCGCCGCCCAACCGCCTGACGCCGTCCTCGGTCGACGCCTCAGGTCGGACGACCGTGGATTTCAACGGCGTGAAGCGCGTCGTCGAGGCCTCCGGCAGCGTCGTCGCCGATGCCTCGGCCGTGGACGCGAGCCAGTTGCGAGTGGCCGCCTCCCATTTCGTCGGCCCCGGCGGTCAGTTCATGCCCGAAGCCCCCTACGTCTGGCGGGGCTCGGCCCGGTACGACCTCAAGAAGGACGAGCTGACGCTCACCCACCGCGACTTGACCCCGGAGGAGGCGGCCAAGGAACGCGAGCCGGCCTTCTCGATCGACAAGGTCACCGCCGGCGGCCTGAAGTCCCAGGGCTCGACGTGGTTCCACGTAAACCTCTCCGGCGACCTGGCCTCGATCCAGGACGTCCTCGGAGGCAAGGGGCCTTCGCTGGCTGGCACGCTCGCGGCGGAGGTCGACGGCCGCCAGAACAAGGACGACTGGAAGCTCGGCGGGACCGTCCAGGCCCAGAACGTCATCCAGGTCGACGCCCCCGGCGGCAAGCCTCAGGAGATCGGCACGATCACCGTCGACCTGGATTCCAACCTGGCCGTGAAGACGAAGAAGCTCGACGTGGGGCTGCTCGCGATCGACACTCCCTTCGGCAAGGCCGACGGCCGGGGGAGCGTCTCGCTCCCCGACGACGCGCCGGTGGTCGACATGGCGGGAACCCTCGCCCCCAACTGGGAACGCCTCACACAGGAACTCGCCTCGCGGATCGAGCCCAACGCCTCGATCAAGGGACGTCCTCACGCCTGGGCGCTCGCCGGCACTCTCCCCATGGGCGGTCACGCGGAGAGCCCGTCGAATCTCAAGGGGGAGATCGGGCTCCAACTCGACGAGGTCGACGTCTTCGGCATGCGGCTCGAAAAGACCCTGCTGCACGTCCGGGCGAACGAGGGCAAGCTCGCCATCGATCCGATCGACGGCATGCTCAACAGCGGGCGGCTGCAACTGGATCCGCAGATCGCCGTGGACGATCAAGGCAAGCGCTGGCTGCGGCTGGGCAAGGGATCGAGCTTGACGGGCGCCGTGGTCAACGACGAGGTCTCGCACCGCGTCCTCTCGTTCGCAGCGCCGGTTCTGGACAACGCCACCCGCGTCGAGGGGAAGGTGTCGTTCGATCTCGATCAGGCCGTCTTCTCACTCGACGGCGACGCGACCAAGACGCAGGTCGACGGCGACATCCAGTTCGACGACGTCAAGTTCATGCCCGGCCCGCTGGTCGATCAGTTGATCGCCGTTTTCAACCTGGAGCGGCGGGCGATGTTCGTCCTGCGCGACCCGGTCTCGATCCGCATCCTCGGCCGCACGATCTACCAGGAGGGCCTGATCCTGCCAGTGGGCGACGTGGCGGCGATCGGCCTGGAAGGCTGGATGGACTTCGACAAACGCATCGACATGATGGCGACCTTCGCCGCCGTCCCGCCGCGACGCAATATTCCGGTGCTCTCCACCCTGCTGGCGAACGCCCAGATCCGCCTCCCGCTCACGGGGACCATTGACAAACCGAAGATCGACGGCGAACAGATCAAGGATCGGTTCAAGAACCTCGGCGAGGACCTTCTGGAGACGACGCTGGGCATCGGCCGGGGGATCGGCGACATCTTCCGCCGCCCTCGTCCCAATCCCGCCCCCATCCCGACGCCGCTTCCCGATCCGGGGCCTCGTCGCACCACGCCCGCGCCTCCGCCTCCGCAGCCGGGAGGCCCAGCCGATCCTGCCGTCGCCCCGGCCGCTATGGACGATCCCGACGCGGAGCTGCTTCTGCCCGGCCTCCGCGTCCCCTTCTCGCGCACCCCGGAGGAACGCCAACTCCAGAAG
- the trpB gene encoding tryptophan synthase subunit beta — MSHPASTGSSTSTTIAQAPDALGRFGAFGGRFVPETLMDALNQLSAAYEEAKADPEFVRELEYYWKDYVGRPSSLYRADRLTKFAGGAEIYLKREDLNHTGAHKINNAIGQVMIARRMGKKRVIAETGAGQHGVATATACALFGISCTVYMGEEDIRRQKLNVFNMRTMGATVVPVSSGSKTLRDATNEAFRDWMGSSKETHYTIGSVVGPHPFPTIVRDFQSVIGREARAQIQEKAGRLPDAVVACVGGGSNAAGIFYPFIGDESVELIGAEAGGRGRKSGDHAASLTQGKPGVLHGSFSYVLQDDDGQTQDVHSISAGLDYPGVGPEHAYWKDSGRVRYESVTDAEALAAYGEAARQEGILPALESSHAIAQAFKEAKRLGPGKILITCLSGRGDKDAFEVARLRGEPIT; from the coding sequence ATGTCTCACCCTGCTTCGACCGGGTCGTCCACCTCGACGACGATCGCCCAGGCTCCCGACGCGCTGGGACGCTTCGGCGCGTTCGGCGGGCGGTTCGTGCCCGAGACCCTGATGGACGCCCTGAACCAGCTTTCGGCGGCCTATGAAGAGGCCAAGGCGGACCCCGAGTTCGTCCGGGAGCTGGAGTATTACTGGAAGGATTACGTCGGGCGTCCCTCGTCGCTGTACAGGGCCGACCGGCTCACGAAGTTCGCCGGCGGGGCGGAGATCTACCTCAAGCGCGAGGATCTCAACCACACCGGCGCGCACAAGATCAACAACGCCATCGGCCAGGTGATGATCGCCCGGCGGATGGGGAAGAAGCGGGTCATCGCCGAGACCGGGGCGGGGCAGCACGGGGTCGCGACGGCCACGGCCTGTGCACTGTTCGGGATCTCGTGCACGGTCTACATGGGCGAGGAAGACATCCGCCGCCAGAAGCTCAACGTCTTCAACATGCGGACGATGGGCGCGACGGTCGTCCCGGTTTCCAGCGGATCGAAGACCCTCCGCGACGCCACCAACGAGGCCTTCCGCGACTGGATGGGGTCGTCCAAGGAGACGCACTACACCATCGGCAGCGTCGTCGGTCCGCACCCGTTCCCGACGATCGTCCGCGACTTCCAGTCGGTCATCGGCCGCGAGGCCCGCGCCCAGATCCAGGAGAAGGCCGGCCGCCTGCCGGACGCCGTCGTCGCCTGCGTGGGGGGCGGCTCGAACGCGGCGGGGATCTTTTATCCGTTCATCGGCGACGAATCGGTCGAGCTGATCGGCGCGGAGGCCGGGGGCCGGGGGCGGAAGTCGGGCGACCACGCGGCGAGCCTGACCCAGGGCAAGCCGGGCGTTCTGCACGGCAGCTTCAGCTACGTCCTCCAGGACGACGACGGCCAGACCCAGGACGTCCACTCGATCTCCGCCGGCCTGGATTACCCGGGCGTCGGCCCCGAGCACGCCTACTGGAAGGACTCGGGTCGCGTCCGCTATGAGAGCGTCACCGACGCCGAGGCGCTGGCCGCCTACGGCGAGGCCGCCAGGCAGGAGGGGATCCTCCCCGCCTTGGAGTCCAGCCACGCGATCGCCCAGGCCTTCAAGGAGGCGAAGCGGCTGGGGCCTGGCAAGATCTTGATCACCTGCCTCTCCGGTCGAGGCGACAAGGACGCCTTCGAGGTCGCCCGCCTCCGCGGCGAGCCGATCACCTGA
- the trpA gene encoding tryptophan synthase subunit alpha, with the protein MNRIDALFARLKAENRRALMPFLTAGDPDLATTAALIPELVRRGASMLEIGIPYSDPVADGPVIAASYHRALTQGVKVAHIFQTLRTLRAEGSDAVRDTPLVSMVSYSIVNRMGVDRYLNDAATAGLDGLIVPDLPVEESASLQDKATRRNLKLIQLITPTTPRARAVEIARLTTGFIYYVSVAGITGERKALPEDLKANVAWLRTQTDLPICIGFGISSPEQVEELAEVADGLIVGSALVRRLADSATRSRADLVKEVGDFIGSLADALNAGDAVG; encoded by the coding sequence ATGAACCGTATCGACGCCCTCTTCGCTCGCCTCAAGGCCGAGAACCGCCGCGCCCTTATGCCCTTCCTCACCGCCGGCGACCCCGACCTGGCGACGACGGCCGCGCTCATCCCTGAGCTGGTCCGCCGCGGGGCGAGCATGCTGGAGATCGGCATCCCTTACTCCGACCCCGTCGCCGACGGCCCCGTGATCGCCGCCAGCTATCACCGGGCGCTGACGCAAGGGGTGAAGGTCGCCCACATCTTCCAGACGCTGCGAACGCTGCGGGCCGAGGGGAGCGACGCCGTCCGCGACACGCCGCTGGTCTCGATGGTCTCGTACTCGATCGTCAACCGGATGGGCGTGGACCGCTACCTCAACGACGCGGCCACCGCAGGGCTCGACGGCCTGATCGTCCCCGACCTTCCGGTCGAGGAATCAGCCTCGCTCCAGGACAAGGCGACCCGCCGGAATCTCAAGCTGATCCAGCTCATCACCCCGACCACCCCCCGGGCGCGGGCCGTGGAGATCGCCCGGTTGACGACGGGGTTCATCTACTACGTCTCCGTCGCCGGCATCACCGGCGAACGCAAGGCCCTGCCTGAAGACCTCAAGGCCAACGTCGCCTGGCTGCGGACCCAGACCGACCTGCCGATCTGCATCGGCTTCGGCATCAGCTCGCCGGAGCAGGTCGAGGAGCTGGCCGAGGTCGCCGACGGCCTGATCGTCGGCTCGGCCCTCGTCCGTCGGCTCGCCGACTCGGCCACACGCTCCCGCGCGGATCTGGTCAAGGAGGTCGGCGACTTCATCGGCTCGCTGGCCGACGCGCTGAACGCAGGCGACGCTGTCGGGTAA
- a CDS encoding GumC domain-containing protein translates to MSSAPPSRQGARLWPTLLAAAALAAAVDLAIFLLVPPQFEARSIVEVRTRRPILFADANEPLAYPEALVQRIIETAINSITVDSVLNEAVADPSVVNLPSIKASAWPVALIRDRLKVYQIPRTELVVVSFKSHDPVEAAAVVNAVTRTYLDMTRNRSSAGDEQYMKSLKSYLDSVQKEIQRLKAESSESDAEMDAVFNRLLAERLFPIMLEQAETDDVAKKAELEEKIKRLRGLARKGADAWKLLDWKSRYESLRRDYEHISRKLQNLEFANRDAIRVELRQEAAIPKAPTDDPRWLSMALATTVILLLGLAIGLRLDLARPAAARESVEEV, encoded by the coding sequence ATGTCGTCAGCTCCCCCGAGCCGGCAGGGGGCCAGGCTATGGCCCACCTTGCTCGCCGCGGCCGCCCTCGCGGCAGCCGTGGACCTCGCGATCTTCCTGCTCGTCCCGCCCCAATTCGAAGCCCGCTCGATCGTGGAAGTCCGTACGCGACGCCCGATTCTATTCGCCGACGCGAACGAACCCCTCGCGTATCCCGAGGCGCTGGTGCAACGTATCATCGAGACGGCGATCAACTCGATCACGGTCGACTCGGTCCTCAACGAGGCTGTCGCTGATCCCAGCGTCGTCAACCTGCCATCGATCAAGGCTTCGGCCTGGCCCGTGGCTCTCATCCGCGACCGCCTCAAGGTCTACCAGATTCCGCGCACGGAACTGGTCGTCGTCTCGTTCAAATCGCATGATCCTGTTGAGGCCGCCGCCGTCGTGAACGCGGTGACAAGAACATATCTCGACATGACGCGAAATCGTTCGTCGGCCGGCGATGAGCAATACATGAAGAGTCTCAAGTCATACTTAGACTCAGTTCAAAAGGAGATACAACGTCTCAAGGCGGAATCCTCAGAGAGCGACGCTGAAATGGATGCTGTGTTCAATCGCTTGCTCGCCGAGCGATTGTTCCCGATCATGCTCGAGCAGGCCGAGACCGACGACGTCGCGAAGAAGGCGGAATTGGAGGAGAAGATCAAGAGACTGCGGGGCTTGGCGCGCAAGGGCGCCGACGCCTGGAAGCTCCTCGACTGGAAATCCCGATATGAGTCGCTCCGCCGCGATTACGAGCACATCAGCCGGAAGCTCCAGAACCTCGAGTTCGCCAATCGCGATGCGATCCGAGTCGAATTGAGACAGGAGGCCGCCATCCCCAAGGCGCCGACCGACGATCCGCGATGGCTCTCCATGGCGCTGGCGACGACGGTGATATTGCTCCTCGGTCTGGCGATCGGCCTCCGCCTGGACCTCGCTCGACCTGCGGCCGCGAGAGAATCCGTGGAAGAGGTGTGA
- a CDS encoding class I SAM-dependent methyltransferase: MNPYREAFYQRQAEWHGYDKPGFAEEKHTQRVRYYDWYTRDWLPRDKDVPILDIACGSGQFLYFLRERGYTNAVGIDLDRAQVEIGRSLGLDCRCATVSDFLASEDPSKSYQLVTMLDILEHFTRDELFPILEAVAARLAPGGRLMVSVPNADSPHAARAIYADITHEIAFTPTSLNELFFCHGLKVAGMRDPWPAPVSPVLRAYRAMSTITRKMEGLRLRLLGFDSPQYWSSVVWALAEKPQAKLQAAGSGDRR; this comes from the coding sequence ATGAATCCCTACCGCGAAGCCTTTTACCAGCGTCAGGCCGAGTGGCACGGTTACGACAAGCCTGGTTTCGCTGAGGAGAAGCACACGCAACGTGTGCGTTACTACGATTGGTACACTCGGGATTGGCTTCCCCGAGACAAGGACGTACCGATCCTGGACATCGCCTGCGGCAGCGGCCAGTTCCTCTATTTCCTGCGCGAACGGGGGTACACGAACGCGGTCGGCATCGACCTGGATCGAGCCCAGGTCGAGATCGGGCGTTCCCTCGGCCTGGACTGTCGATGCGCGACGGTGTCCGACTTCCTCGCGTCCGAGGACCCATCGAAGTCGTACCAGTTGGTGACGATGCTCGACATCCTCGAGCACTTCACCCGCGACGAATTGTTCCCCATTCTGGAAGCGGTCGCCGCCAGATTGGCTCCGGGCGGACGGCTGATGGTGAGCGTCCCCAACGCGGACAGCCCGCACGCCGCTCGGGCGATCTACGCGGACATCACCCACGAAATCGCCTTCACGCCGACCTCCCTCAACGAGCTCTTCTTCTGCCACGGCCTGAAGGTCGCCGGCATGCGCGACCCCTGGCCTGCCCCGGTTTCGCCCGTCCTGCGAGCCTACCGGGCTATGAGCACGATCACCCGGAAGATGGAAGGCTTGCGTCTCCGGCTCCTGGGATTCGACTCGCCCCAGTACTGGTCGTCGGTCGTCTGGGCCCTGGCCGAGAAGCCGCAGGCGAAGCTCCAGGCCGCTGGATCGGGCGATCGTCGCTGA
- the csrA gene encoding carbon storage regulator CsrA, whose amino-acid sequence MLVLSRKKNETIIINDRITVTVIEIRGDKVRLGIDAPKDVAVHRREVYEAIQQSQARSEDQGSRTTTP is encoded by the coding sequence ATGCTGGTTCTCTCCCGTAAGAAGAACGAGACCATCATCATCAACGATCGGATCACCGTGACGGTGATCGAGATCCGCGGCGACAAGGTAAGGCTGGGAATCGACGCTCCCAAGGACGTCGCGGTCCACCGTCGCGAGGTCTACGAGGCGATCCAGCAGAGTCAAGCCCGGTCGGAAGACCAGGGCTCCCGGACGACCACCCCCTGA